The window GTAAGTGGCCCACCAAAACGTCGCTTTGTTTTACAAAACTTCTTTCAAACTTAGGCTTGGGTCGAGCCCTACATCAGTGTTTCTGGCTGGGCTCGGGCCAAATTGGGGCTTCAGTTGAATATTGTGGGCTGAGCTTGGACATACGCTCCACCCCTAATTTGTATGGCTCAGTCCTAACTATTGACACCCAATTTGTGTGGCCGCATCTCTAAGAGGGGATAGGGCTTAATCAAATCTCCGTTGGACAAAATATAGATAtactaaaaaatgaaaaatagaatgAAATAAAGTTTAATTGTTTCGTTTCACTAGGCCGAATCACGTAAAAttatacgttgtccttaaagcgtgaatCGTCTCtttatcaattgttgatgggttatagGCGAATTGGTTTTAGGATAAGATAAGTCTGCCTGGATCCGGCGTTCAACAATCACGATAGGTTCACTTTGGAATAATTCAACGCAGTAGATCTTCTGGCATAATCAAATAGTGGATGCGTTAGCAATATTCTACGAAGTAAATGTTATCTGGAGGATatgatgtaaagggagagatTTCTGTTCAAGTTGATGAAATTTAGATcgaaatggtccagtttatataggcatcagggaGTGGACTGTTActaggtggccatcaatggttcaaaatatttaaaaaatcgtcGGATTGGAAgatttgaccattggatcatcatggcCCGTTCGTTTTCGAACCGTTGTGACTTTCAAGGTAGATAGCCATTTTTAGAAATGGCTGACCATTTTAGACTAAAGATCCGTCCGTTTTCAGTTGCTTATAAAGTCCTGGCTCATTTCAGATCCATCGCACCTAGATTCCTACTAGAATACTTACACCATCTCACAATAGTTTGCGAAAGGTCGTGAGGGAGCGACCACTTTGCAACATGTGTGAAGTAGAAAGTACACCAATTAACGCTACTATAGCCACACTGTCCATGCTCGTGCTCAAGCCCaagcatgtgcatgtgtgtgttctAGTGTTAcgagtaagaatactacacacacctACATATAAACCTTAAATATTCTCATATCATTTCCGACAAAAGCGTACACCACACTTTTCTATTTGAAATTCTTGAAAAAAAATTTGGTggcaaaatgatgaaattttgaaatatttgaaattttgaattattttttcaaaaaactacAAATTTCAACAATCTCACTAGGTGAGGGCCTCACCAAACTTAGTGTTTCCCCTGCCTCAAGTGGGGCCGTATTGTGGTGATTCAGATCACTGGACCCTGCCCCAGCATGGGTGGGCCATAACAGAAAAATCTTCATGATAGATGGTTCATAAGAGAAATAAAACAGTACtgtattcaaaaaaaaaaaaaaagtgccagACATCAGTGCTAAGATCTTTCAGCATGTGGGATTTTTGGAAGTCCATCTATGGTGGGAGCAGCCGATTGATGGTCTGGCTCTGTTTGTTAgaaagatcaacggtctggatcagtgaacTGTGGACTCCTATTTGTCCAAACGGAAAGCCTGTGTATCTTTGCACCCGGAGATGGGTGGACCATTAGTCCATAAACCAAAAATCTCTTTGATGGGTCAATCTTATTCAGTCAATTTCTGGCttacaaatagatggttcagaCGGGAAATACAACTGTACGGAATATCTTTGGAACATGGTCCAGCTACAGTGGGAGCCAAGAGATCGATTGTCTGGCGTTTTTCTTTTATTGCTAAGACTAACGGTCATCTAATTCACTCCCAAAAGTGAAAGCCTCTGCAAATATCCTCCTCTTATAAAATCCTCTTCCGGAATATGAATCTCTGTTTTTTATCTGGTTGACATGCATGGCTGATGAAAGTCCACACATGTGTAGCCCATTTATCTCTAGGGTGACGTCACGTGGTTCTGTTTGTCCACACAACGGACACGTGTCACCACTACCAATCAGATCATTGATTATGGTCGGCTACAATTGGAAGGATTTTCAAAGTTTAGCTCAACTACCACGCCACACGTGTTAATGTCCACTGTTCTTACCACACTCGTACATACCACTGTTTTCCATGCTTCTCCCCTTAAATACAAAAACCTCATTCCTACGATTATATGGTTTAAGCCGTACACGTACGGAGCATTTCACGAGCCATTGATGCCCATGGCTGCTTCTTGCCTAGCTACGTTCTTTCTAGTTCTTGCAGGTCTGGTGGGTTGGCGATCGAGACTGGTGCTGGGTCAGGTTCCACTCGGATCAAGGTTGTTGGCTGAAGAGAACCAGGCATGGGTTTCCGACAATGGAACCTTTGCTTTTGGGTTTACTTCAATGGATTCGCCGGATGAAATGCAACTAGCGATTTGGTACGCTGCACTTCCCGGTGATCGTATTATAGCTTGGTCTGCTAACAGGTAAGTTGGAAACGAACAAAGAAGGATTTTTCAATGGAATATAACATAACTGAATTTGGGTTGTTTTCATGATTCCATTGCTGCTGGCTTGTGTTTTTGTACTCTTAAGAACGCAAGTGGCGGTACCATGATTTCACTCCTGGCTGATCCATGAAAAAATAGAAACTAAAGCTGCATGCTTGTTGTTTCTTGGGCTAGTTTGGATATGTGGATTCGGTGAATAATTTCCATGGCCGCCGTAGAAATTAATATTCAAATTCTGACTGTGAATAAGACTATATAACTTGTCAAATTCAAGTTTTGAAACGAACCCAACTGTCTTATTAGTGGAAAACAAGTTTCATTTCTGAATGGATTTTGTGTTTCCCAAAAGCAGCTTTAAATGAATTACAGTCCTACCTCTGCTGTTTGAATTCTAAGAATCTGTAATGTCATGGGAGGACTGCATCTCTCACTGTACAAGTACTGTCATCATGCGTCACACTTGCAAATGTAAAACTTGTGAATTAGATCTGGGCTTCATCCAGATATTCTACCTATAAATATGTGACTGCTTCACCCTTTGAGTGCGCCACACTTcacaaagtaaaaaataaaataaaaatctattcaTTCCTTTGTTTTGACATGCTGTGACGCTGACCCACCTGAGGTGTGGAATGATCTTATTTCTCTTCCAGAAGGTCCAAACAGAGTACAATCGCTATGGAAAGTTCAGATCCCACACACGTGTCACATTTTGACACATGGTGGATGTAGCAAACCTCCCTATAGAAAGGCTAAGTTTGTAATGGCGTGTTATGAAAAAGGCTATTCTCGTCAATATTTGAAATGGGTGTGTTACGTAAAGCATCGGTTACCACCAAAACCGTTACGTATCGCCCCTTATTGGGCTGTTTTGGGTTGAGACGGCCGATACAACCGCATCATTCATGGGCGATACTAATACGTACTGATTTCGGACGATACATTAAACCTTGATTCCAGTTATTTCTCCGAAATGCTACGCCCTTCTAAACGATACCGTTTTCAGGTCATTTGACTCAGTCAACGATTTCCTCTCTCCTCTCGATTTCCTATCTCTGTAGAAATTCCCCCGTCGGAAGAGGCGCCGTCCTAGCCCTCGACACCACCGGAAATCTTGTACTCACCGACCGCCAGTCCCTCGTATGGACGTCAAACACCTCCGGCATAGGCGTAAAGTCCGCCGTGATGTCAGATTCCGGCAACCTTGTCCTCCGCAACAGCTCCCTCCACGTGCTCTGGCAGAGCTTCTCCCACCCGTCTGACACACTCCTCCCCGGCCAACCGCTAACAGTTTCCTTGGAACTCACCACTGCCACGTCACCCTCCCGCGGTGGCTACTACTCTTTAAAGATGCTTCAGGAACCTACGTCCCTTAGCCTAGCCCTCACTTACAACTTGCCGGAATCCAACACCTCATCGCCGGAATCCTTATCCAATTATTCATATTGGTCGAGCCCGGAGATTTCCAACGCAACGGGCGATGTCGTTGCTCTCCTTGATGAAGGTGGCAACTTCGGCATCATGTACGGTGCGTCGCCTGCCGGAACTGTGTATGTCTACAAGAACGACGGCGGCGACGGTGTGGGATCCAGCAGCGGAGACCGACTGGTCCTCCGCCGTGTCACGATCGAGGCAAACGGGAATTTGCGTCTCTACCGATGGGATGGCAGCGTCAATGGGTCCCGCCAGTGGATTGCAGACTGGGCAGCATTGTCAAGCCCGTGTACGATCGCCGGGATATGCGGCAATGGGATCTGCAATTTGGATGGGAGCAAGAACAATACCAGCTGTACTTGCCCGCTGGGGAATTCTACGAAGGGCCCCACCGGCGGCGGATGTTTGTCGAACTCAATACCTCCAGTGCCTGGGGACTGCAGCGCTCCGATATCTAGATTCAAGATCGTGACATTTCTGCAGACGAAATACTACTTTTCAGAATCTTCAGTCATCGCGAATTACAGCAGTGGCGTCTTGACGAGCTCTAAATGTGGGGAATCTTGCCTCTTTGACTGCGAATGTGTGGGGTCCATTTACGGGCTGTTGGAGGAGAAGACGTACTGTTGGACTCTGAGGAGTATGGTGTTTGGAGGATTGCAGGATCCAAGCTCGACCCTCTTCGTGAAGGTCAGAATCAATGGCTCGGTGACTACGGTGATACCAAGAGGAAGGTCCGGCGATCCCCACTCTAGAGAGTCCGACGGCCATCGTGAACGGGTTCTAGTAATTCCCATCGTTGTCTGCATTTCTGTTATCATTGCTTTTCTCTGCTTCTTATTGTATCAGAGTGTAAGCAAAAGGACAGCACAGTGGAATGCGACCGATAGCTGTCTTGCAGTACCAGGGGCGCCTCGGAATTTTGGTTACCGAGATCTGCAGATCGCAACCAATAATTTCTCTGAATTACTTGGCACCGGTAAGGCAAacattttttatcttttatgttttttttttttcatcagttCTTTTCTGCACTTCAATGACTTGATATGGATGGCCTGGTCTTTCTTAGAATTGAGGAAGGTTTTTGCAGTGATGTATGTTCTAAAACTTGGATCTGATGAGGGAATCGGTCTCTCAGTTTCTGAATTTGATTCAGCTGATTCAGTGAGAAACTTCATACTAGAGTATGACATGGCGGGCATGCACTCAGCAACTGTGCATGTaactaaaattaaacaatctaaattgcagGACCCAGTTTAAATAATTTATAATCTGAAAATATGATGGGATGGACGATCCTAATCTCTAATTAAGGGACATTTGTTTTTTGAATTTGGACTTTTGAATATTTTCCATTTCAGTTGTCCACCAGACGTTCAAAAATCGGTGAGATAGAACATACATAAATTTGCAGTTACAACCCATCTAAATTGGATTTGTGCGGTTTCATTTGAGCTACGTGCATGCCATGggtactttaaaaaaataaaataaaataaaataaaaattggatgcatgcacatgaaaCATCACTCTGCCATAGTtccaaagtttttctcttctatATAAATCAACCTAGTTCATTGAATCAGTGACTCAGTACTCAATGCCTGATCAAACTGATTTCACTCAGCTGGAGTTCCTGAATAAGGTTGCAAATTTGCAATCACGTGGGTGACATTAGTTTGCAATTTTGGCATAGATTACACTTAGATGAAAACTGGACCACTGTACAATTCATATAGTATTTTTTCACAATTCACATAGTAATTCACATAAGTCCCCTGTTTCATTTGCTTACCCTATTTCCCATTCTGAAAGCTGAATTAGTACAAATGCGTGCTATTTAACTTCCCAGGATGGAAATGGGTGTGCGCAAATCAATCAGGTGGGTGCAAATAGTGGCTCCCTTGTTTAATTTCAGGTACTccattccttttttctttcttttttttaaaggtggcTTTGGAAGTGTTTATAAGGGAAGCCTTGGGGATGGTACACTGGTTGCAGTGAAGAAACTGGAGAGAGTCTTACCCCATGGGGAGAAGGAATTCATTACAGAAGTAAACACCATTGGCTCCATGCATCACATGAACTTGGTTCACCTCTGCGGGTTCTGCTCTGCGGGGCCACATAGGTGCGCAGCTGACATAAAAAAGCTTACCTTATTTCATCAAAATCTTCTTGCAGAGATTTTCGTTTAAATTCATCTAAGGTTAGACCAAACAATCAGGGCCCATTTGGTAGAGTGCATAGATGCCAATTGCACCCTTTTTAAAATGGTGCCCACTTAAATAGGAAAACCACGCTTTCTTTTGAAAGAGTGGAAAACTCATTACTCACAGAGCTACA is drawn from Magnolia sinica isolate HGM2019 chromosome 5, MsV1, whole genome shotgun sequence and contains these coding sequences:
- the LOC131245041 gene encoding G-type lectin S-receptor-like serine/threonine-protein kinase At5g24080 isoform X2, with the translated sequence MSDSGNLVLRNSSLHVLWQSFSHPSDTLLPGQPLTVSLELTTATSPSRGGYYSLKMLQEPTSLSLALTYNLPESNTSSPESLSNYSYWSSPEISNATGDVVALLDEGGNFGIMYGASPAGTVYVYKNDGGDGVGSSSGDRLVLRRVTIEANGNLRLYRWDGSVNGSRQWIADWAALSSPCTIAGICGNGICNLDGSKNNTSCTCPLGNSTKGPTGGGCLSNSIPPVPGDCSAPISRFKIVTFLQTKYYFSESSVIANYSSGVLTSSKCGESCLFDCECVGSIYGLLEEKTYCWTLRSMVFGGLQDPSSTLFVKVRINGSVTTVIPRGRSGDPHSRESDGHRERVLVIPIVVCISVIIAFLCFLLYQSVSKRTAQWNATDSCLAVPGAPRNFGYRDLQIATNNFSELLGTGGFGSVYKGSLGDGTLVAVKKLERVLPHGEKEFITEVNTIGSMHHMNLVHLCGFCSAGPHRLLVYEFTSNGSLDKWIFPSYINRGRLLDWKTRFGIAVGTAQGIAYFHEQCRDRIIHCDIKPENILLDENFCPKVSDFGLAKLMGREHSHVVTMVRGTRGYLAPEWVSNRPITVKADVYSYGMLLLEIIGGRRNIDMSLQAEDFFYPGWAYKEMTNATPMKAADRRLKGEVEEEELVRAMSVAFWCIQDEVWMRPSMGEVVKMLEGSAEIKAPPMPNAVLELVEEGLDHVYKTMKREFTHNSSSTSNSHLVGGLHHVPKAMKRQATHQSSFTINSHPSSQATCSYSTMSPR
- the LOC131245041 gene encoding G-type lectin S-receptor-like serine/threonine-protein kinase At5g24080 isoform X1; this encodes MPMAASCLATFFLVLAGLVGWRSRLVLGQVPLGSRLLAEENQAWVSDNGTFAFGFTSMDSPDEMQLAIWYAALPGDRIIAWSANRNSPVGRGAVLALDTTGNLVLTDRQSLVWTSNTSGIGVKSAVMSDSGNLVLRNSSLHVLWQSFSHPSDTLLPGQPLTVSLELTTATSPSRGGYYSLKMLQEPTSLSLALTYNLPESNTSSPESLSNYSYWSSPEISNATGDVVALLDEGGNFGIMYGASPAGTVYVYKNDGGDGVGSSSGDRLVLRRVTIEANGNLRLYRWDGSVNGSRQWIADWAALSSPCTIAGICGNGICNLDGSKNNTSCTCPLGNSTKGPTGGGCLSNSIPPVPGDCSAPISRFKIVTFLQTKYYFSESSVIANYSSGVLTSSKCGESCLFDCECVGSIYGLLEEKTYCWTLRSMVFGGLQDPSSTLFVKVRINGSVTTVIPRGRSGDPHSRESDGHRERVLVIPIVVCISVIIAFLCFLLYQSVSKRTAQWNATDSCLAVPGAPRNFGYRDLQIATNNFSELLGTGGFGSVYKGSLGDGTLVAVKKLERVLPHGEKEFITEVNTIGSMHHMNLVHLCGFCSAGPHRLLVYEFTSNGSLDKWIFPSYINRGRLLDWKTRFGIAVGTAQGIAYFHEQCRDRIIHCDIKPENILLDENFCPKVSDFGLAKLMGREHSHVVTMVRGTRGYLAPEWVSNRPITVKADVYSYGMLLLEIIGGRRNIDMSLQAEDFFYPGWAYKEMTNATPMKAADRRLKGEVEEEELVRAMSVAFWCIQDEVWMRPSMGEVVKMLEGSAEIKAPPMPNAVLELVEEGLDHVYKTMKREFTHNSSSTSNSHLVGGLHHVPKAMKRQATHQSSFTINSHPSSQATCSYSTMSPR